gtcatcacgtcaagaggtcaaggATGAcgcatgcgaaactacgccccagtgtttacaagtgtggagaaagaggatcgttccaacgttgttgtatgtcgaatgatactaattaatgtctttgtgtcagtttattgtttaattgtaaatgtgcgtttcatatatgtaacacgtgacctttcaacgtcatttatgcaattacgtgaggtcgcgctggcgcgtcacacagccggaggaagacgagaagttgttgttaaaagtgcatatttttgtttttcttgctaaaaatgacaatcgttttgctagataaggtgcttatgcctcgtttgggatcatttagagtcctttgaaactgcaattttaaactgcattaaaactgttaagtgttggggtccattacaGTCCATTAaaaggagaaaaatcctggaatgttttcctgaaaaaacataatttcttctcgaccccacaaagaaagacatcaacattttggatgacatggtgatgagtagattatctggattttttttttttactaatccTTTTAATTTTGTCAATATTTAGAATTTTGTGCAGCCTCAGATGTCAGATATTCAAATAGTTTTATCTTGGACAAATATTATCCAATCATAACAAATCATACATCATATTCCTGTTTATATGATGTATAcatttcaattttaaaaaattgacccttGAGCCCGGAGTATAGTGTAAATGAATGTACGCGTACGGTCGAATACaaagccttgcaaagtatagtttatttgactcgtacgtgaACACAGACGTTCAACGCATGTGAATTAcaacaaatgcaatgcatctcctgggctacatagtacagtttttctcaaactggggtccggggcccccaggggggccgcgagatggtgccaggggggccccagttttatgacattttataaaatacattcatttatcatgaattctgtgtaattaaacctttaaaaaatgaggctactaaccaacagcactactttgtataacttaatatgttttgtataattaaaatgttaaattttagaacagtttttgtcataaattttctttggggggccgcaaaggaatgcaccgtacacaagggggggccgcacgcggaaaaCCACTGACATAGTACATTCTCCTATAGGAGCGGGGGCGACCTACATGTACAATGTACTCGAGTATTAAAAAATCTGGCGGTGAGCGTACTCTTCTGATAAAAAAGCGTCACGCGCACTGTAGACGGACCCTCTCGCACACATAAAAAATGGACTAACTTAGCTTTATGATCGGTTTTGTGCTCCAGGGACACATATAGACtctttggggcagtttcccggacaaggattagcttaagccaggactaggccttagtttaattaggaaatataactagttttaacaaacatgccttactaaaaacattacttgtgtgcattttgaggcaaaacaaagggcactgatgtattctaagatatgtcagtgcaagttgttttcagttcaTTAATATTTGACCCAAAAATGGGCTAAAAcagcattttgtgttaaaacgaGCCAGCattggttaaattacaacctagTGGGTTGGGTTTGTCCGCTTTTCACCCAGCGCAGGGttgaaaataatccagcattttaTAGAGAGTGcaggttgtttcaacccatgccTGTGTCAAATGTGGCCATTTTCTAGGTTCAATTAAACCAACgtttgggtttgtccatatttcacCCAActatgagttgaaacaacccggTCTTATTTTAGAATGTAGGTAATTTAAGGGTGGATACGCCCAAACTTTTGACTAATAGGCTAATGAATAACACAGAGTCTAgtgtacattaaaaaaacaaatatgtgCATTAACATAAGGCCTTTTCTGGAACCAATGAATAACAAAGGATAACAGTTTATGAGCCCTGCAGCTGTCTCTCCTCAGCCGACTGGATGAGGAAGCCAAACTTACACCAGTAAAGAAAAGCCCATTCATTAATATCCATTAGAATACACTGGTGACCCTCAGAAATGTGTTTTCTTTCCATCTGAGCTGAAATAATTCCACTTAAACAACAGGACTTTTCACAAACAACCACCTCTTTATACTTCTGATGGATCTAATAAACGTATAAATCTAATAAAAACGTCTTAAAAAAGGAATTTAACTATAAATGTTTCTCTTCATTCCTCCAAAAACTCAAACAATAGGTAAACAATAAAGGCTGATGGGGTTCTGGGATAGATAAGCAGGTATTGGGAGACATCATTGTCTGTGCAAATGCCCTCCAGGCCTAAGATTAGATTAGAAGAGCGGGACTAAATTGGGACAGACCCCAGATAACCAGCTTTGATAACCTCTGCCTTAAGGGAGATCAGGGTAATGCCAAAGCATCAGGGTCACATTTGGTATCACTCCATGAAAAGGGTCTTACCCGATTGGATGGACTAGAGCTGCGGGAAACTTCCTCATATGCGGACACATTCACCCAGGTGGCGATAAAGGCATGGCTAGGGGTGAAGACTGCGTCTGGAAAGCCTTTCTTCACATCCGCCTCCGCCCGCTCAAGCACGGTAGGGGACTCCGTCTGCCTGTAGTAGATGAATCCTTTTCCCTTACTGGTGTCAATGTCAGCCAGGAAGGGGGCGATGACAGGGAAGTCAGTGGGGAAGCCGTCGTCCACGTACTGTTTCTCCATGGGAAGATCCTGAGTTGAGATGATTCCATTGGTGGCCACCTGGAGCAAGCCAAATAACATAAATGGAGGGGCCGAATGAATGGAGTTGATCCAATGAGCTAAATCTCATGTTCTTAAAATTGTGCAGAACTTTTGGGTAAACGCAAGTTATCTTttatacaaataaacaacatttataACTGAAAATAAGTCTTCTAgttcagtggttcccaaacttttcatcgtgtggccccccttgtaaACGATCATTCCtacgcggcccccccaaagaaaatttgtgacaaaaactgttctacaactctaaaattatacaaaaaagtagtgcttttggttgcagccttattttttttaggtttaattacacagaattcatgattaattaatgtatttcataaaatgtcataaaactggggcccccctggcaccatctcacggcccccagtttgaaaaccactgttctAGTTGACAAGTATGTTATGAAAAAACCcttaacatttttataatcactttatgtaataaaaatgtataacattTGGTGGTTGTACTATATATCCATCTATTATCCATCTATACTAGATAAGTTTAGGTAATTTGGGAAAGTTTATCACATTGTCAGTAACTACCTTTCTagacatatatttatttagataatgatatattaatataaataaatggtggatgttattatttagatagaaataatttttttaagtttattatatttatttagatataaatatatacgtagaaatatttaaataatatattaaaacaAGAGGGggatgtttttgtttgtatttatctattatatagatacatataaataaaaaaattaacattttatgagttctttactatttatataaataaatatatacgtaaaatatataaataaaaatatttaaataatatattaaaacaAGAGGGTggatgtttttgtttgtatttatctaTTATATAGAtacatataaattaaaaataaacattttaggagttatttactatttatataaataaatatatagataaaatatataaataaaaatatttaaataatacatataaatataaattaaacaatttatGAGTTCTTTACTatattttagcaaaaaaaacttagcaaaataaagaaaaaaagaccATATGCCAGACGTATTTTACTTGTACTTACATATAAATTGTCGAAGGACGACTCATAGAAGTACATAGGTTTGGTGAGATAGATCACTTTGGAGGTCTCATCGTCTCCTTCCTGCAGAGTAACATCGCCGTAAAACAGCCCGTATGGATACATGTCTTGTCTTTCAATGGCTGTAACATGATAAAGTGTCCAGGATAGTTTCAGAAAGAAAACCGCTATTTTATCCCACGTCATTTTCATCAGCAGATACACATTCAGCTCGTGTAAACTGGGAGCGGACTCGTATGAATGAGAATCGCTGGGATGTTGGTAGTGAAGTTGGGAAGTTACGGACCCGCGCCCTGACGGAGTTTAACGGGAGGGATGTGGGAGGTCGCGGAGACGGTGATTGGCTACAAAACTGATACACTGGAAACCATCTGGATTTTATTACATAGAGAAGATACAATTTGTCtaagaaaaaatattatttcttaTATTAAAAAactcattaaaataaataaaaaatacaaaaaagttgATAGCCCCATTTTAAACACAAGCCTGAGATACCCAAAATGTTGTTGTTGAAAAGAAATTTGAGTGTTAAGTAAACGTATATTTAAAAGTTATCAGCAAATGTAATGGAAAATTGGCATTtgtagatttattttttatttgaggtatgttttatattttttacatccTAATGTTGTTGTTcacgttgttgttgtttttttcagttcaATCTAATTATAACTCGACTTCACTTATCACTCAGTGGCTTAGTGAATACTAATTTCTTACTGTACAAATTACTATACAAATATTCACTGTAAAATTACATTCAAGTATACTTATCTAGAACATATCAattatttctaaaagaggaaagTTAAGACGTATTtgtggcgccatcttgtggCCACTGTGAGGTACTGTTGGAAGGTAGAGTATaaatttaaaactgtaaaagtaATAAAGATTAAATAATGAGAAAGTAACATTTGCATTGCGGGTAGTTTTAATGTCCACGACAATTAACGTTTCCCAAATTTAGATGAAATAagcagtttatttttttaataacgtTAATCGTTTCGATCGACGAGAGAAAATGTACTGGGTCACGCATTAAACTTTGAATACGACtttaaaaggaaaaatattaaaataatttaataatttgttacTGTTCGATTCCAACTGTATATGTATAACTGTGTTTGCGGTGTgaaacaaagtaaaacaaacaaaaacaaacggCCGTCACGTCAcctgctttagttttataaaacgGATCAAATTTATAAAGGCTGCATCCGACTTTTCTACTACATAGTATAATTACGCCGAATTCTTATTATACAAATATCATTAAGTGAGCAAAAACTTGAGATTTTGAAGTAGGCCTACGCCGCGTATGGATGGAACACCTTTCTATCCCATAATGCCATGCGAGCTGAGGAGCAGCGTGATCCATGAAAAGTAAACAAGACAAATAGCCTACCTGCAAACTGAAAGCTAAACTCTTTTTAAGTGTAAGTGATTCGTAATTAGAAATATGTCCCTCTTTATACTGTAAATTttttaggcttgttcgacttcatgcggcgccgcaagaaccgacagccggatgacgtcgaagtaccgcgagagcgagacgaaattgACTTCATATTATTTCTctaatcgttctcgcggtactttgacgtcatccggctgtcagTTCttacggcgccgcatgaagtcgaacaagcctccttatttttattatcaaaacATGCTGACAGGTAATAACGTACGTGCAAAACGTATACTTTAGCGATGTTTGATaaggtatttgtttaaatgacacagtaccatagactgtaaaaaaaatgcacagtACATGCACAGTACGCAGTGTAAGCCGCATCAAATATCTGACCTATCCCCAGTCCAAAGTTAATACTGTAGACTAGaattaataaagaaaatgaaaaactgGTCTACACGATATTGtctaattaaataaattaatgaaaacGAAAATGAGTGCTAAAAGTATATAAAGACCTAAACAATTTTATTATTTGTAGTTGTTTATTTAGTCTCCAGAGGGCGCAAGAGCCCAATAAATTTCATCGGGACACCCGTTGGAAGATTTAGGATTAATATTGAAAACCAACTTGTCCGATTAATTTgctttaatttagttttattaGCCTTGGCATGTAGGCtacatttaatcaaataaatattttttttaagttttatcaaCACGAATAactaaacttgttgtaacatatTAAACCACCTGAAACACATAATGACATCACCTGTTGGTCATGCAGGTGTGCTCTTCCATTGCCAAAATAACACTTCAATCAAATAAAAGTAAGTAGAGGAGAATTAAAAAAATCAGactaaggtaaaaaaaaaagttgtttagTTGTATGTTGTTTTATACCATTAAAACAAAACCCATACACATGTTTTCATACAGGGAAGCAGGAAGCCCTAAGTTTTTGAGCAAAAATAAAATCCCTTCTGGCAAAAGAGACAGACATGTAGGGACTTGTAATAATCAGCACATCTCATGTTTCTAAAGAGTTTTTACCTGCTTAAAAGAACTGAAGAACAAGGTAGTGTAAAAACatgtaacaaatgttttattaacacaaacatATACATACAATCAATTTACTCATTATATCGTGTGTAACCATTATTATCGTAGCCCCTTATATCTTTTGCAGGGTATTAAGATCATTTTAAAAGCTTTTAGTAATTAAATGTAATACATGTAATACAGCTTCTGTGGGAAGTCAATCACAACATTTTTAAGATGCAAAGGTTTCAAGGAAGttacttaaaaatgtgttttgcttTGTCTTGAACAACTCGTGTCGAGGGTGGGGCTTCAAGACAATGACGTTCATCAGTGAACTTCATTCAGCGGAGGAACTCATGGCTCGCGACGCATATTCCCACTCCCTCAGCAAGAGCACGAGACAGGCAATTGCGCTTCTGTTTTCTGGAGAACACGATGCTCAAACGAAGTCCATGCTTTTACTACCTTCCAACTATTTGAATCTTGGTTACGAGAAAGGACTAATTCTCAAGGAACGCGGCTCTCACTTTTACGCATTCGGACTCAAGCTACACATTTCATCAGTATGTGCGTTTCGTGGGATTGGAACCCACAATCTTTtcgctgctaacacaatgctctacaaTAACTCTTTTCGAGTGGGGTCCTCTTAAATATGCCGACGTAAACTCGTTCAAAACTTTTCACTTGGAGTGCTTCAAGTGACCCAGGAGTTAAAGTGCATCCATACGCACCGCAGAAATGGGAAGTGAAAACGACACTTGTTACGACATAAACACTGTGGAGCAGAACGAGGGTCCGGCTATCAGTGCCATAATGTTCGCCCTCGGTGTGGTCGGGAATCTGATCGCCCTGCTTCTCCTGGAATTCCGCAGGAGGAAAAAGAGGAACCGAGAGCGCCAGTCTCTCTTCCATGTCTTGGTGACCACGTTGGTCGTTACGGACCTACTTGGGACATGTCTGATCAGTCCCGTGGTGCAAGTCGCATATTCTACTAATACCACACTTATTGGTATGAGCGAGTCTCGTTCGGTGTGTAAATATTTTGGATTCGCCATGACATTTTTCAGTCTCTCGACACATTCCATCCTACTCGCTATGGCGCTGGAGAGGTGCATCTCCATCGGGTACCCGTACTACTACGGCAGGAATGTCACCAAGCGTTGTGGATACATCACCATCCCTTCTATATATCTAGCCTGCTTTATCTTCTGTGTAATGCCTTTTGCAGGCTTTGGGAAATATGTGCAATATTGTCCCGGCACGTGGTGTTTTATTGCAATGAATCCTCAAGTTCCGAAGCACAGGGCGTATGCCAACGTTTACGCCACTGTCCTGCTTCTTATTGTTACGGTAATAGTGGCATGCAACTGTTTCGTAGTTTATCACCTGGTGTTAATGTACCGAAAGCGCAAACAGAACCGAGGATCCGTGCACACCCGGAGTAAACGGGACAGAAGATACTTCTCATGGGCAGAGGAGGTGGAACATCTCATTCTCCTGGTCATTATGACACTCATATTTGTCATATGTTCCCTGCCATTAATGGTAAGTTACCAGTACGTGACAGGGCACACATTGAACCTAAATCTAATTTTGATAGTAGCCCTTTGGGACCAATAAAGTAGGGGTTCTCTACTACTTGAATGGTTGCATAAAAAAccttaaacatctaaaaaaaactttctgttgGGTTCTTGGGGTCAAAAAGGGTTCATTAGAATATAAAAGGGACACTTTTGACAAACTCAATGTCAAAAAGTGTCCCAATTTACCTGATTTCACTCTATATCTGTGAATATATCTAtattacaatgtaaaaaatgtgctgtagttatccagctgtttgccagtaacttactgtagatttaaatgtatgttatttacttgcaacagtttaaaaaaagttaaattagtctttgtctttacagaataaaagtataaaataacagcatcatgcaaagcattctgggaaccagaaatcctcatcaacctttctccttcagattttggttcccagaatgctttgcatgagtcTGTAAttgtagttttattctgtaaagatttgttaatgtttaatgttcatttaactttgaacaaactgttgctaggaaataacatacatttaaatctacggtaagttactggcaaactgctgccagtaatactgtaatttctacaggatgtttttaaagtgtacactttaaaaaattcagtagaaattacagcgttacttgcagctgtttgccggtaacttactgtagatttaaatgtatgttactggcaacatttcgttcaaagttaaatgaacattaaacatgttcaagtatttgtctttaaagagtaaaactaaaataacagcatcaagcaaagcattctgggaaacaaaatctgaagcaaaaaaaacagaaaaaggttgatgatgatttctggttcccagaatactttgcatgaggctgttattgtatagttttattctgtaaagataaagacttgttaatatgtaatatttatttaactttattgaacaaactcttgccagtaaataacataaatttaaatctacagtaagttaccggcaaccagcttcAAGTAACGCTGTAATTtctacaaattttttttacagtgcactgttaaaagtgaaaagttggaccaacttt
This is a stretch of genomic DNA from Misgurnus anguillicaudatus chromosome 7, ASM2758022v2, whole genome shotgun sequence. It encodes these proteins:
- the ptger2a gene encoding prostaglandin E receptor 2a (subtype EP2), translated to MGSENDTCYDINTVEQNEGPAISAIMFALGVVGNLIALLLLEFRRRKKRNRERQSLFHVLVTTLVVTDLLGTCLISPVVQVAYSTNTTLIGMSESRSVCKYFGFAMTFFSLSTHSILLAMALERCISIGYPYYYGRNVTKRCGYITIPSIYLACFIFCVMPFAGFGKYVQYCPGTWCFIAMNPQVPKHRAYANVYATVLLLIVTVIVACNCFVVYHLVLMYRKRKQNRGSVHTRSKRDRRYFSWAEEVEHLILLVIMTLIFVICSLPLMIRVYINSTGKSKYSDKTDLIALRFISVNSIIDPWVFIIFSPSVLRFIWGALCKTSFMRSRNSLFKTSLTKNTPGQIELLQPTSTSVEISHLNKTVKMV